A stretch of the Actinoalloteichus fjordicus genome encodes the following:
- a CDS encoding DNA alkylation repair protein: MTLELTAERFVQRLESHRSDEELRKIQRYFKSGEGEYGEGDQFIGVRMGQVFALAKEFIDLTPAEIDRLLASPIHEVRAGALSVMDKQARRKKTGQERRKELYELYLSRIDRINNWDLVDLAAPHVIGGYLFDKPRDILYRLARSMNIWERRTAIVSTFYFIRHDEVDDTFAIAEILLGDEEDLIHKAAGGWVREAGRKAPDRLIAFLDEYAEAMPRTMLRYAIEHLDPDQRAYYRGLKKKAAGDSRR; encoded by the coding sequence ATGACGCTCGAATTGACGGCCGAGCGGTTCGTCCAGCGTCTGGAGAGCCACCGTTCGGACGAGGAACTGCGCAAGATTCAGCGCTACTTCAAGTCCGGCGAGGGCGAGTACGGCGAGGGCGATCAGTTCATCGGCGTGCGTATGGGGCAGGTCTTCGCCTTGGCGAAGGAGTTCATCGACCTGACACCGGCGGAGATCGATCGGCTGTTGGCGAGTCCGATCCACGAGGTGCGGGCAGGCGCGCTCAGCGTCATGGACAAGCAGGCCAGGCGGAAGAAGACGGGCCAGGAGCGGCGGAAAGAGCTGTACGAGCTGTACCTGTCCCGGATCGACCGGATCAACAACTGGGATCTGGTCGACCTCGCCGCCCCGCATGTGATCGGCGGCTACCTGTTCGACAAGCCGCGCGACATCCTGTATCGGCTCGCTCGCTCGATGAACATCTGGGAGCGGCGTACCGCGATCGTCAGTACCTTCTACTTCATCAGGCATGACGAAGTGGACGACACGTTCGCGATCGCCGAGATCCTGCTCGGCGACGAGGAGGATCTGATCCACAAGGCGGCAGGCGGCTGGGTGCGCGAGGCGGGGCGCAAGGCGCCGGACCGGCTCATCGCGTTCCTGGACGAGTACGCCGAAGCGATGCCTCGCACCATGCTGCGGTACGCGATCGAACATCTCGATCCGGACCAGCGGGCCTACTATCGGGGACTCAAGAAGAAGGCGGCGGGGGATTCCCGTCGTTGA
- a CDS encoding VOC family protein: protein MNWTLEVVAMPVADLDRAKKFYAEKMGFVVDHDTRVDGGPGIIQLTPPGSGCSIVLGLGMVEMEPGSLQGLQLVVPDIRAAREELAGRGVEISEVQVAGPEGFRSSTEDDALDNVGFAFFSDPDGNRWALQQISSRA, encoded by the coding sequence ATGAACTGGACGCTGGAAGTGGTTGCCATGCCGGTCGCCGACCTGGACCGGGCGAAGAAGTTCTATGCCGAGAAGATGGGCTTCGTGGTGGACCACGACACCCGGGTCGATGGTGGACCGGGGATCATCCAGCTGACTCCGCCGGGTTCGGGCTGCTCGATCGTCCTCGGGTTGGGGATGGTGGAGATGGAGCCGGGGTCGCTCCAGGGGCTCCAACTCGTCGTCCCGGACATTCGCGCTGCCAGGGAGGAACTGGCAGGCCGCGGCGTCGAGATCAGCGAGGTCCAGGTGGCGGGACCGGAGGGGTTCCGGTCGAGCACGGAGGACGATGCACTGGACAACGTCGGGTTCGCCTTCTTCAGCGACCCGGACGGAAATCGCTGGGCGCTTCAGCAGATCTCGTCCCGCGCCTGA
- a CDS encoding SRPBCC family protein — protein sequence MSFGRDSCRLVVTTPTDREIRLTRAFDAPARLVFAAWTRPELLMHWFGARGWSLVTCEVDLRIGGAWRFVSRGPGGVEMVQRGVYREIVVPRRLVQTESYGDSWPPDVESLVTTEFTEDGERTTVISTVLHPSRETRDAALLTPMDRGFGEGCDRLAELLKSTRDSRSTDRRRGCDTSTRA from the coding sequence ATGTCGTTCGGGAGAGACTCCTGCCGGCTGGTGGTCACCACCCCTACGGACCGGGAGATCAGGTTGACCAGGGCCTTCGACGCGCCTGCGCGGCTGGTCTTCGCGGCGTGGACCAGGCCCGAGCTGCTGATGCACTGGTTCGGAGCGCGCGGGTGGAGCCTGGTGACGTGTGAGGTCGACCTTCGGATCGGCGGGGCATGGCGCTTCGTCTCCCGGGGCCCCGGCGGTGTCGAGATGGTTCAACGCGGGGTGTACCGCGAGATCGTCGTGCCCCGTCGCCTGGTGCAGACCGAGTCCTATGGCGACTCGTGGCCCCCGGATGTCGAATCGTTGGTCACCACGGAGTTCACCGAGGACGGCGAGCGGACCACCGTCATCAGCACGGTGCTGCATCCCTCGCGAGAGACCCGTGACGCTGCTCTCCTGACCCCCATGGACCGCGGCTTCGGCGAAGGCTGTGACCGCCTCGCCGAGTTGCTCAAGTCGACCCGAGACAGCAGATCGACGGATCGTCGTCGAGGTTGTGACACGTCAACTCGGGCATGA
- a CDS encoding ArsR/SmtB family transcription factor, with the protein MSPELLDRTFAALADPTRRAIIARLALGDATVTELAAPFDISQPAVSKHLKVLERAGLVVRGRDAQRRPSRLNRVPLDAAVLWLEEFRRTREESFQRLDTVLEQLKAVERQDGKPENT; encoded by the coding sequence ATGAGTCCGGAGCTGCTCGACAGGACGTTCGCCGCGCTCGCCGACCCCACTCGTCGCGCGATCATCGCTCGGTTGGCCCTGGGGGACGCGACGGTGACGGAGCTGGCCGCGCCTTTCGATATCAGTCAGCCTGCGGTCTCGAAACATCTGAAGGTGTTGGAGCGAGCAGGCCTGGTCGTGCGGGGCCGCGACGCGCAGCGACGACCCTCCCGACTGAACCGGGTGCCCCTGGACGCAGCCGTCCTCTGGCTTGAGGAGTTCCGCCGCACCAGGGAGGAGAGCTTCCAACGACTCGACACGGTGCTAGAGCAGCTCAAGGCCGTGGAACGGCAGGACGGGAAGCCGGAGAACACCTGA
- a CDS encoding methyltransferase has product MADSNAITVTDSDYLRLIIHGVTAFELLRTALEFDLFERLEQADGMTIDDVASAIEVDQQPARILLLGLASLRLLEKRGDAYVNSAVTRRKMLRGSPRFLGPLVDIQAEIINAGIGDFAESMRRNTNVGLRHLDGPGTTLYERLTAHPRLQEIFYANMGDASSKALTQLRTLYDFSDIRHLVDLGGGDGTNSLELVRHHPDLTVTVFDQESVTRLAEARVDDQDLRRRIAYHPGDLFADPFPQGADAILYFHLFEIFSPARNTRLLRKCHAALPAGGVCLVYNFVSDDEGTGSLSAGLVSPYFLALASGEGMTYSPADVERAVLAAGFSRVERHDNLGFSHTLIVGHK; this is encoded by the coding sequence ATGGCAGACAGCAACGCCATCACCGTCACGGACTCCGACTATCTCCGGCTGATCATCCACGGTGTGACCGCATTCGAATTACTCAGGACGGCGTTGGAGTTCGACCTCTTCGAGCGGTTGGAACAGGCCGACGGAATGACGATCGACGACGTCGCCTCGGCGATCGAGGTCGACCAGCAGCCGGCCCGAATACTGCTGCTCGGCCTCGCCTCCCTTCGGTTGCTGGAGAAACGCGGTGACGCGTATGTCAACAGCGCGGTGACGCGCCGCAAGATGCTCCGAGGCAGTCCACGATTCCTCGGCCCACTCGTGGACATCCAGGCCGAGATCATCAATGCCGGTATCGGTGACTTCGCCGAGTCCATGCGTCGCAACACCAATGTGGGGCTACGGCACCTCGACGGACCCGGCACCACGCTCTATGAACGCCTCACCGCGCATCCTCGACTTCAGGAGATCTTCTACGCGAACATGGGCGACGCGTCGAGCAAGGCACTCACACAGCTGCGCACGCTGTACGACTTCTCGGACATCCGCCACCTCGTCGACCTCGGCGGCGGGGACGGGACCAACAGCCTCGAACTCGTCAGGCACCACCCCGACCTGACGGTGACGGTCTTCGACCAGGAGAGCGTCACCAGACTCGCCGAAGCCAGGGTCGACGACCAGGACCTGCGACGACGAATCGCCTACCACCCCGGTGACCTGTTCGCCGACCCCTTCCCGCAAGGCGCGGATGCGATCCTGTACTTCCACCTCTTCGAGATCTTCTCCCCGGCACGCAACACGCGGCTCCTCCGCAAGTGCCATGCGGCACTGCCTGCGGGCGGCGTATGCCTCGTCTACAACTTCGTCTCCGACGACGAGGGCACCGGCTCCCTGAGCGCCGGGCTCGTGTCACCGTATTTCCTGGCCCTGGCATCGGGTGAGGGCATGACCTATTCGCCGGCCGACGTCGAACGCGCCGTGCTGGCCGCCGGTTTCTCCAGAGTGGAGCGGCACGACAACCTCGGATTCAGCCACACCCTGATCGTCGGCCACAAATAG